TCCCCCCGGGTGGCGACCTGGGTCAGCCGGCCCGCCACGTACCGGGCGGCGATCGCGAGGCCGTCGATCTTGGGTTCCACGGTGTAACCGGCGGCCGGACGGCCGAGCAGCTTGTCCAGCCGGGCGGCCCACCGGCCCAACTCCTCCTCGCCGAACACGTTGTCGAGGCTGAGCATCGGACTGCTGTGCTCGACGTCGCCGACCACTCCGGCCCCGGCCGCGACCAGCTCGCTGGGCGAGTCGTCGCTCTTCCAGCCCGGCTGGGCGGTTTCGGTCGCGATGACCCGGGCCATCAAGGCGTCGTAGGTCGCGTCGTCCATCGCCAGATCCGTGCCGCTGTAGTACGCGGCCGCCGCCGACCTGATCTCGGCGAGCGCCGTGGCGTAGTCCGCCCGGTCCTCGAACGGCTCGGCCAGCCCGGCGTCCACCACCGGGTCAACGGAGTCGACCACCAGCTCACTCATGTTGCCGCCCCCGCGCTCCGCATCAGCCGTGACCTCCTGTCGTGTCCTGCACACAGCCTAGAGATTGGGTACGACGCATCCCGCCCACGCATCCGTCCCCGCCCGGACCCCCGATCGACGCCCCGAGCCCGACCCCGCTCCAACCCGATCGACGGCCGATCTGCGCCCTCGATCGGCGGCCAGACTGCGGCCCGAGCCCGACCTCGCTCCGCCCCGCTCGCTCCGTCCCGCTCGCCAGCCTGATCGCGCAGCCCGGTCCGGTCCGGTCCGATCCGATCCGCAACCAGCCGATGGGCCCGGGCCTGGGCACCTAGGCTGATTTCATGGCCGAACCGGCGCAGCGCCCCCAGGACGGGCCGAGCGCGCAGAGTTCGGAAAGCCCGCAGAGTTCGGAGAACCCGCTCAGTTCGACGAGTTCGCAGGGTTCGCAGAGCGTCGGCACGGTGATCGTCGCGGGCCTGGCCAACCTGGCGGTCGCGGTGGCAAAGGCGTTGGCGGGGGTGCTCTCCGGTTCGGCCGCGGTGCTGTCGGAGGCGGCCCACTCCGTCGCCGACACCACTACCGAGGTGCTGCTCTTCGTGGCCCTGCGTCGGGGCAGCCGGCCGGCGACCAGCCAGTATCCGTTCGGGTACGGCCGGGAGAGCTACATCTGGGCGTTCATGGCGGCCGTCGTCACCTTCGTCATCGGTGCCGGTTTCTCCATTTTCCAGGGCGTGGACGCGATCCAGGAGCGGCGCGAGAAGCTGGACGCCACGGTCGCGTACCTGGTGCTGGCCGTCTCCTTCGTCGCGGAGGGGATCTCCCTGCTCCGCTCCGTACGGCAGTTGCGTCGCCGGGCCGCCCGCTGGCGGGTCCCGTGGCTGCGGGTGGTCCGCAACACCCCCAACACCACCATCAAGGCGGTACTGCTGGAGGACAGCGCCGCGCTGGTCGGCCTCGTCCTGGCCGGTGCCGGCGTGACGCTCTCCGAACTCACCGGAAGTCCGGTCTGGGACGGGATCGCCTCCATCGCCATCGGCGTGCTGCTGCTGATGGTGGCCACGACTCTGGCGCACAACAACATCCGTCAGCTGGTCGGGCGGGCGGCTGGGGAGGCGGTCCGGGAGGAGATCCACCAGGAACTGTCCCGGGTGCCGGACGTCCGAGGGGTGGACCGGCTGATGACCATGCAACTCGGCCCGGAGGACATCCTCGTCGCCGTCAAAATCAACTTCGCCGAGGAAGCCACCCGGGAGGAGATCGAGATCGCCTCGGACGAGGCCGAGCGCCGCCTCGTCACCCGGAACCCGGCAATCCGGTACGTCTTCCTCGACCCGACCCGCCGCCGCCCCTGAGCCGGCTGGTGGCGATGGCTGGTGAGCCACCGGACCAGGGGTCGGCCCTCAGATCGGTGTCCCGGTGGCGGGCCAGGGAGTCGGGGTGGCGGGCCAGGGAGTCGGCCACAGGTATTGACAGTTTTCGACGGCAGGCTCACTCTGGTGGGCAGAGAGCGCTCTCTCACCTCCCTTAGGAGGACAGACCACCACCAGTCTGGCCAGCGATCTCCGATGCTTCTCGGCGGCGCCATCGGGAACCGAACCTGGCCCGTTCACCAGCTAGGAGTCAGAGATGGACAGGGTTGCACCCCTACCCGGACTGCGCCGCCGCCTGCGGCTCGTGACACTGCTCAGCGCGCTGCTGGCTCTGCTCGGCGCGTACACCGTCATCGGGCGGGCCGAACCCGCCGAGGCGCGGGCACCCATCGTGCGGGTGGCCGAGTTCCTGGCGGACTGCCAGTTCAGTCACCGCCTGCCGGACGACCCGATCATCTACCCGGGGCTGCCCGGCGCCTCGCACATGCACAGCTTCTTCGGCGCCACGACCACCAATGCCTACACCAACCTGGCCGACCTGCTGAACTCCGACACCACCTGCAACCCGAGGGTCGACGTCTCGTCGTACTGGGTGCCCACCCTGTACGCGGACAACGCCCCGGTGGAACCGGCCATCGTCACGTTCTACTACCTCGGCGAGGGGGTGCGCAGCGACATCGTCGCGAACACCCAGCCCATCCCGCTGGGGCTGCGGATCGTGGCCGGCAACGCCCGGGCGACGGCCCCGGACTCGACCACCATCTCGCGCTGGTCGTGCCTGCACGCGGGGCACGTCGGGGCGTCGAAGGACTTCGTCAACTGTCCCTCCGGAACGATGCTGGAGTCGTACCTCGACTTCCCGCAGTGCTGGAACGGCCGCGACCTGGACTCGCCCGACCACAAGAGCCACATGGCGTACCCGGTGAACCAGGCCTGCCCGCCCAGCCACCCGGTGGCGGTACCGAAGCTCCGACAGGTGATCAGGTATCCGGTCAGCGGTAACCCGGCGCGGTTCCGGCTCGCGTCCGGTGCCGGTTTCACGATGCACGGCGACTTCTTCAACGCCTGGCCCGAGGCGGAGATGCTCCGTCGGGTGCGGGACTGCATCCGTCCCGTGATCAAGTGCGGTGCGGACGGCCGGCCGAGCTGATCGGACGCGGGGTGGGCCCGGAGCGCCGGGTCCACCCCTGTTCGGCTGTCCGGACGGAGGAAGGAGGCCGCAGATGAGGGCCCGGGTCGTTGTCGTACCGTCCACCGCAATGCTCGTCGTGGTGCTGCTCGTCGCGGCCTGCGCCGGCTCCGCGCCACCACCGACCTCCGTTCCGGGTACGGCCGCCAGCCCCGTCCCGGCCACCCCCGGTCCAGCGGCCCAGACGGGTACGACGAGTTCGTCCGGTCCGTTCAACGTCACCGACGTCGCCTGGCTGCAACTGACCGTCGCGATGCACGAGCGGGTGCTCCCGATGCTGGACCTGGTCCCGGCGCAGACCGTCGAGCCGGCGTTACGCCGACTGGCGGCCCGGGTCCGGGACACCCATCGGGCCGATCTCGCCCTGTCCCGGAAACTGCTGGACAGCGCCGGTGCGCCGAAGACCAATCCGCACGAGGGCCACGACATGCCCGGGATGGTGACTGCCGCCGAGC
The nucleotide sequence above comes from Plantactinospora soyae. Encoded proteins:
- a CDS encoding DUF305 domain-containing protein; the protein is MRARVVVVPSTAMLVVVLLVAACAGSAPPPTSVPGTAASPVPATPGPAAQTGTTSSSGPFNVTDVAWLQLTVAMHERVLPMLDLVPAQTVEPALRRLAARVRDTHRADLALSRKLLDSAGAPKTNPHEGHDMPGMVTAAELSALGTAGDAEFRRLFSQHLRAHLEQATRVARAEQTSGAEPTTTALAAAIVRTGTTYLNQLDHL
- a CDS encoding cation diffusion facilitator family transporter, with amino-acid sequence MAEPAQRPQDGPSAQSSESPQSSENPLSSTSSQGSQSVGTVIVAGLANLAVAVAKALAGVLSGSAAVLSEAAHSVADTTTEVLLFVALRRGSRPATSQYPFGYGRESYIWAFMAAVVTFVIGAGFSIFQGVDAIQERREKLDATVAYLVLAVSFVAEGISLLRSVRQLRRRAARWRVPWLRVVRNTPNTTIKAVLLEDSAALVGLVLAGAGVTLSELTGSPVWDGIASIAIGVLLLMVATTLAHNNIRQLVGRAAGEAVREEIHQELSRVPDVRGVDRLMTMQLGPEDILVAVKINFAEEATREEIEIASDEAERRLVTRNPAIRYVFLDPTRRRP
- a CDS encoding DUF1996 domain-containing protein; this translates as MDRVAPLPGLRRRLRLVTLLSALLALLGAYTVIGRAEPAEARAPIVRVAEFLADCQFSHRLPDDPIIYPGLPGASHMHSFFGATTTNAYTNLADLLNSDTTCNPRVDVSSYWVPTLYADNAPVEPAIVTFYYLGEGVRSDIVANTQPIPLGLRIVAGNARATAPDSTTISRWSCLHAGHVGASKDFVNCPSGTMLESYLDFPQCWNGRDLDSPDHKSHMAYPVNQACPPSHPVAVPKLRQVIRYPVSGNPARFRLASGAGFTMHGDFFNAWPEAEMLRRVRDCIRPVIKCGADGRPS